In Vidua macroura isolate BioBank_ID:100142 chromosome 7, ASM2450914v1, whole genome shotgun sequence, a single genomic region encodes these proteins:
- the WDSUB1 gene encoding WD repeat, SAM and U-box domain-containing protein 1 isoform X7 produces the protein MASCGQDNHIKLWLILFADFLGVQLKYKCTLNGHSAPVLACAFSCDGQMIVSGSVDKCVIIYETSTGNTLHTLSQHTRYVTTCAFAPHSPLLATGSMDKTVHIWQLDLKQPCAGYTVENESKVAVEDWSEDDVSAWLCAQDLADFVGLFKMNNIDGKELLNLTKESLANELKIESLGLRSKVLQKIEELRMTMISVSVPDEFLCPITRELMNDPVIATDGYSYEREAMENWISNRRSSPMTNLPLHSLMLTPNRTLKMAISRWLETQQK, from the exons ATGGCTTCCTGTGGACAAGATAATCATATCAAACTCTGGCTTATTTTGTTTGCAGATTTCTTAG GTGTTCAGTTAAAATATAAGTGCACACTGAATGGGCACTCTGCCCCAGTTCTGGCTTGTGCATTTTCATGTGATGGACAGATGATAGTCTCGGG gtCTGTGGACAAGTGCGTCATAATCTATGAAACT AGTACTGGCAATACCCTTCATACTTTGTCTCAGCATACAAG atATGTTACAACTTGTGCTTTTGCACCACATAGTCCCTTACTTGCCACAGGCTCAATGGATAAAACTGTGCACATATGGCAGCTTGACCTTAAGCAACCCTGTGCAG gatATACTGTAGAAAATGAATCAAAGGTGGCTGTTGAGGACTGGTCAGAGGATGATGTTtcagcctggctctgtgcacAGGATTTAGCAGACTTTGTTGGACTTTTCAAAATGAATAATATTGATGGCAAGGAACTACTCAATCTTACTAAGGAAAGTCTTGctaatgaattaaaaattg agtCTCTAGGCCTGCGCAGTAAAGTTCTCCAGAAAATTGAAGAACTGAGGATGACAATGATCTCAGTTTCTGTTCCTGATGAGTTCCTATGTCCTATAACAAGAGAGCTTATGAATGATCCTGTCATTGCCACAG ATGGCTATTCCTATGAAAGGGAAGCAATGGAAAACTGGATCAGCAATAGACGATCTAGTCCCATGACGAATCTTCCTCTCCACTCTCTTATGCTCACACCAAACAGAACACTAAAAATGGCCATTAGTCGCTGGCTAGAGACTCAGCAGAAATAG
- the WDSUB1 gene encoding WD repeat, SAM and U-box domain-containing protein 1 isoform X6, whose product MYSENGLKYFQMASCGQDNHIKLWLILFADFLGVQLKYKCTLNGHSAPVLACAFSCDGQMIVSGSVDKCVIIYETSTGNTLHTLSQHTRYVTTCAFAPHSPLLATGSMDKTVHIWQLDLKQPCAGYTVENESKVAVEDWSEDDVSAWLCAQDLADFVGLFKMNNIDGKELLNLTKESLANELKIESLGLRSKVLQKIEELRMTMISVSVPDEFLCPITRELMNDPVIATDGYSYEREAMENWISNRRSSPMTNLPLHSLMLTPNRTLKMAISRWLETQQK is encoded by the exons atAGTGAAAATGGATTGAAATACTTCCAGATGGCTTCCTGTGGACAAGATAATCATATCAAACTCTGGCTTATTTTGTTTGCAGATTTCTTAG GTGTTCAGTTAAAATATAAGTGCACACTGAATGGGCACTCTGCCCCAGTTCTGGCTTGTGCATTTTCATGTGATGGACAGATGATAGTCTCGGG gtCTGTGGACAAGTGCGTCATAATCTATGAAACT AGTACTGGCAATACCCTTCATACTTTGTCTCAGCATACAAG atATGTTACAACTTGTGCTTTTGCACCACATAGTCCCTTACTTGCCACAGGCTCAATGGATAAAACTGTGCACATATGGCAGCTTGACCTTAAGCAACCCTGTGCAG gatATACTGTAGAAAATGAATCAAAGGTGGCTGTTGAGGACTGGTCAGAGGATGATGTTtcagcctggctctgtgcacAGGATTTAGCAGACTTTGTTGGACTTTTCAAAATGAATAATATTGATGGCAAGGAACTACTCAATCTTACTAAGGAAAGTCTTGctaatgaattaaaaattg agtCTCTAGGCCTGCGCAGTAAAGTTCTCCAGAAAATTGAAGAACTGAGGATGACAATGATCTCAGTTTCTGTTCCTGATGAGTTCCTATGTCCTATAACAAGAGAGCTTATGAATGATCCTGTCATTGCCACAG ATGGCTATTCCTATGAAAGGGAAGCAATGGAAAACTGGATCAGCAATAGACGATCTAGTCCCATGACGAATCTTCCTCTCCACTCTCTTATGCTCACACCAAACAGAACACTAAAAATGGCCATTAGTCGCTGGCTAGAGACTCAGCAGAAATAG